The DNA region CATAATCAAAATTAACTGCAAAGTCCTTCTTTTAAATCTCTTTTAAATCCAAAGGCTTGGTTTACGCATGTTTGAGAAATTCTGAcgacctgcacagacacagttgCAGATCTGCTTCTATTGACAATGAAGGCCTTCACAATTCAGCTTTCACCCTCGTGCCACTGCTTGTTTGTCCTCTCACGTTTTTGTGCACGCAAGGCTGTGCTCTATTCCCTTCTCTGTTTCTCACCATCTCCCTCTtgcttctctttttcctccctgcGCACGCAACGTACCGTGGTTAGTGAAGCTTGTGTGTTGCATAACGTCTCTACTTGTTCCTGTCGGGCAccactttttcctctttctaaTGGGCCTAATGCATCGCTCTCTCTGTCCAGGTCAGTCTCTCCACACCACTGCCAGTGGCAGCCCCCATCCCGTGAAGAAAGTTCAGAAAAATTTCAAGAATAACTACGCCTCTGTGGAGTGTGGTGCCAAGATCCTGTCAGCCAACAGTGAGgccaaggtaaaaaaaacaccccCGTCTCCTGTCACCTACACACAAAGACACGTGATCTCGTAGCTAAGAGCACAGACAGCCTGCTGTCCAGAAGGATGAACCCCACTTcatgcatttaacatttaaaataagaTTTTTAGGTTTGAAGTATGATAACTCAATTCCAGTTTATATAAACTTTCCTTCTCTTACGTTCTACAGAGCACCTCAGCCATTCTCATGGAGAATATGGATCTTTACATGCTAAATCCTTGCAGCAACAAAATCTGGTGCGTATTCTGTCACAATGCTGCCAGGATACAGATTTACATGTGCTCTGTGTGGGGCAACCTTTGCAAAACCTTCTGTCTTTATGTCTACGCAGGTTTGTGATAGAGCTCTGTGAACCTATTCAAGTCAAGCAGCTGGACATTGCTAACTTTGAGCTCTTCTCGTCTACTCCTAAAGACTTTTTGGTTTCCATCAGTGACAGGTATATTCCTTTTGCAGCAAACGTCAGACTAAACTGAAAAGCAGCATGTTTCTCTTTAGCCAGGTGCATTGAATTTATGAGTTTTAATTTTTATAGGAGAACGTGGCAGAAGTAAATTTACCAGTTTTACCAAATTCTTTTAGCGCAGCATTGGGAGCCTTTAGATTCCTATCTGCGTGTGAGCTAGCACTGCGTCCTCCTCCACATTTATTTCCAGCCATCACCACACCTCATAAATTTCACCCTCTGGCATGGAAGGACAGGCGCAGGGCACAATAGCATGTGCGACAGCACCAGCCTCTAAGAACGTGCTGAATTGTATTTTTAGTGCACATTCTCAGCCTGCTTCACCCTGTTCTCTTAGCAGATATCCTACCAGCAAATGGGTGAAGCTCGGAACCTTCCACGCCCGCGACGAGCGCATAGTCCAGAGCTTCCCGCTGGATGAGCAGCTTTACGCGAAATATATGAAGGTACAGCCTTTTCAAATCTCGCCAGAATGAGGCATTTCAAGGAGAGCAATGTTGCAtcatttatacatttacattaGTACATTAGATTTTAATATATAACAATATGTTATTGTTCCATATCCGTTTTTTACTTTCCATCAGTCATTTCCAAACTGTCTCCTCCCTCAAACGTCTGTTGTTGCTGACTATACatctattttttaaaaaaaagtttactAATGCTCTACATCTGTTATAGAAATGTGTTATGTGCTgagtgtgggtgtttgtgttttgtgtggtcTGTTATGAAATAAAAGTTTCTAGATttattttggttgtttttgttttaaaaattatGTGTTGAGTTTAAATCAGCTATGTCTGGATGTCTGTCCAGTTTGACCTGTTCTTCCTTCTTCCAACTGCTTTCCACAAACATCTTTTTAGTATCTTGCTTGTTATGGAGCGatcacacaggcacatagaatATCAGCAGTGTCTTTGATCCAAACTGTGAACAGATGCTTGACTTGCTTGTGGCTTGAATCGGTCGTTATtgatctctttttctctctccttctgtccttttcctgtttttcctcttgCATCAGATGTTCATCAAGTACATTAAGGTTAGCACTCTTCTCTCTGCCCGCATGttatgatgcactttaaaatgCTCCTAATGGTCATACACTAATGGGTGAGCTTTGGCAGAGCAACCATGTTTCTTGCATGTGAGACTTGTAATGTAACCAgagcatgcacacaaacacctttTGCAAATGCTCATCAGTTgcaatatttactgtacttgCACATGATTGGTAGCTTTTGCATTCACACTCTGGGCATATGgaaacataattaaaacactATAAAATCTACATAAACGTAGAATGTATTGATTTGCAGATCTCATAAACCAATATTTTACTTTGTGACAGGACCCTGTTTACTGCAGCGGTAGCATCCACCCTTCTTTTAAGTGTCAGTAAATGTGTGGAAAGTGAGGAGAGCAGTTATTGGAGTTTTAAGAGAAGAATGTTGTTCCACTTTGTCTTGGGTCATGTTCACATGTTCTCTGCGTGACAGGTCTGCAAATTCTTGAGAAAAACTGGGCTCAGTAAGGGTGACCTTTTTAAAATTGTTCTTGAGCTCGTGTCCATTCAAggttatattttttttttttcttggacaTAGAGATTTTTCAGGAtctgtgaaatgtttaaatatatttgagacatatttctgacatttatttttaaatgggtAGTTTTCTTACTTTAAgcctatttaaaaaaaacggaCTTAATGAGATTTGCAAATCCTTACATTGTGAGTTTATGCAGATCTTACCAAACATGGCATTGGCCGTGCTGGCATTAAAAAGGTAGACATCATGGgctgaatatttttattattttaagtatTTATTGATGTCATCTGCAGGTTGAACTCCTCTCACACTTTGGTTCAGAACATTTCTGTCCCCTCAGTCTCATCAGGTAAGACTAATTATTGTCAAGTTTATTGTAAGTCATTATTGTCCTATACGCTGGTTCAAAATCTGTTATATACAATGTATATAGAAGTTGAAGCAGCAGCCAAATAAACTGAGTCAAggctttgttgttctttttattttaaaattttttcTAGTTTGAGGTTTTGTGCCAAGCTTGAGGCATAGAGTAATTATCCTTTTtccaaacaagcacacacatgtACCTACTCGTCACATAATTAGGATTTTCTTTCGCTGTTAGATGTTAAATGCGTTTACAACCATCTTCCACAAAAATAATGTTAAAGCAACaatatttgaaaaataaattgaTAAGTAACAAATTGTGTTTGGGTCCGTGTTTTATGTAGAGTGTTCGGTACTAGCATGGTGGAGGAGTACGAGGAGATAGCGGACTCCCAGTACCCTTCAGAAAGACTGGAGTACTTGGATGAAGACTATGGTAAGATGCAGATGTGTTGTGaaactgtttttctttgaaATGTGACTTCCTTGTTGTTTCGAATGAAATTTCATGTttgttaatgtttgtgtgttgtgagtTTTTAAGTTACCAGAATTAACCtttgctgtttgtctttctgtaaAAGATTATCCTCCTGGTTACCAACCATCAGAGGACAAGGCCTCTAAAAATCTCCTTGGCTCAGCAACTAGTAAGTACCCAcccacgcacccacacacacaaatctaccTTAATAAACTGACATCATGACAGCACATTTGACTGGATACAGGAGTGAATCAAGGATTTTTAGCTGGAAGCGCTACGGGAATATAAGTTACTTATACATTTACAAGGTCAACCAGTTAATGTCTTCACATTCTTCAGTGGTCTGTGTTGATGGTTTAGTCTGGAGACTTCATGCCAAGTGTGAGGAAGTGAATTTAATACTGCatgtaaaagcaaaaataattacCCTAATGTGGTAATTATAGATGTTATAGATCTATTAGAGTTTTCCATCTCTCTGGGCCTCCAAGACAGTGAGAAGCCAACGCTTTAGTGGCTCAGTCAGTAGTTCCTAGAGCGCCAGCGAGGGTTTCCTCAGTGTTTAACCCACTTGGCATCACACTTACATGCATATATGTAGACTGAGGTTCAGATTTCAGAAATGAAGCTGTTTGTACAAgacttaaaacacacacacgcaaatgcTGGCATCTCCCGAAGCAGGGTGTTGCAACACACTCTATACTCACCGAACCGAACTGTAAAAGCGCATAAAGTTTTATGTAAACAAGCAGGAGATAATAGAGAAAAACTGCAAGttggaacaaaaaaacatgaaaggaGATGAGCAGAAGGGAATGTCAAGGTTTCATTCAAATGTGTCCCCTCATTCTCTAGCATGAATTCCTTGTTCTcaaatattttctcttttttttatttttagatgcaATTCTTAACATGGTGAACAACATTGCTGCTAATGTACTGGGCAGTAAGCAAGAGATGGAGGGTGGAGCACAAACAGGAGGTATTAATCCGCAGTTCCTTAATCCACTCTGGAGTCCACTTTGCTGTTTGTTCATCTCATTCCTCATTGTCCCATGTAGAAATACAAATatcatgacatcatcactgcCACTGTCACGTGTGCATGTGGAATAATTAGCTTCCTGCATTCATTATTCTTATTAGTATACGACTGACTACCAGATATGGACAAATAGAATGGGTTTAATAGATTTGTGCAGATTAGTATCACATTAGCTTCTTGTCCAGATGAAGGGGAAAGGTTTACCATCAAATAATCAAGAATATGGCCAACAAATGGATCACACAGTCACTATGcagtaaaaaaaagcaaaaacagacctttttttatttttttttctcaagtaCATAAATTGGCTAGactccagctcttccagtgggactccaaggcgttcccaggctgGCTGAGTGACATATTCCCCCCCCCCGGGTCTTCCCCAGGGCCCTAGGGCAGTGTCCAGGAGGCATCAGAAAcagatgcctgagccacctccgctgcctcctctcaATGTGGAAGAGCAGCGACTGTACTCTGAGCTCCTCACTCTAACTCTAGAGGTAACTCAGTTCGACATGTGATCTTGTcttttcggtcatgacccaaggCTCATGGCCATGGGTGAGGGTAGGAACTTAGATtaaccggtaaattgagagcttcgcCATTCAgcccagctccctcttcaccacgacagacGGGGAACACCGACCGCATTATTGCAGCCGACCGATCCCTCAGTCAATCTCatgctccctccttccctcacacaTGAAcgagaccccaagatacttgaactccttcaacctggagagagcaaaccacctttttccgggaAACCACATCGTTCCTTCTGTATTTATCTGAGGTTTGACTATTGGTCGGTTCCATGTTTCATAAATGCCTTTCGATATTACTTTGAATTTCCGCAGAAAATTGTAACCTTCTTTAGTTTTGTCATGCAGTCAGCTCAGGCTTGTGCTGGTCAGCTGCCTTTTGTGCGTCCAACCACTGGCTGGTTTTTCTGTCCACATATTGTTTAGATTAACTGCTCTTAAAGCTGTCTCGCTTTATTTCGCTCCTCTACAAGAAGCAAGCACATGCAAAGCCTACGTGGTTATGTGTATATGTGCTGAGAGGGCCAGATGTTTATTTGACTGTTAGCAGGAGGCCTCCTACAGCGTTTCAGCAGAACTTTGGCTATCTGCATTTCTCTCTTGGCACAGAGCTCGGCTGAATTAGCACAGACGGGGGGGCTGTGACGCCAAACCCACTCTTTGCTCGGTTTACCACACAGAGTTGCGTCAAAAATATCTAGACTTTTCTCCCCAGCGTTTTCAAAGTTGCCTGGATAGAAACTCCGCATATTTCCTATAATTTGTTCCTTTTACAACTCATTTGCCGATTTTGGTTCCATGAACTGCCACACACAAATTGTAGTGCAGTGTTTCCCCCTCTCTGCTGACTCTATACAGTTACAGTTCTGATTCCCATTTACACTTTCAGAATAAAGAAGAGATTGTGTTCAGACTGGACTAAACTGGTTCACAGCATTTTGACAAATCCAAACATGGGCTTTCGAGCTGCTCCGGGCAGGAAAGAGAGGTTCTGTTGTGTAGTCTCTCCTGCAGAGCCTTAGAGAGCAGGAGATCTTAACCACTGATAAAGCAGAGTCTGATGATGCTTTCCCTGCTGCTTAGGAAATGCAAAGTCCTGTGTATTTGTTAATTGATGTCTGTTTTTCCAAATTCCAGCTAATAAAACAGGAGACGGGAAGGAAAGCACAGAAGTTGCATCTACACCGGCTGAAAGCTTGCACGAATCTGCAGAGTAAGAACAATTTAAAATGAATTCCAATATTAATAGGAAAGAATTACTTATAGAGTAGAAAACATATTTACGTTTTATATCAATTGTGTTTCTATAACCATGCTATAAAGGTCCTTTTGGAGCATCTTTGCTAAATTTGTATGTCCTTCCTCTAgactgtctgcagaaccagagCAGCCTGCAACTCAGGAGGAGTCTTCGACACCTTCGCCCACGTCATCTGACTTTCACGAGGACAGACGAATTGTCACTTTGgtagaggatgaggacgaggacgaaGAGCCCAGACAGTCTACTGTTAtcctgctggaggagggagaggaggaggaagacaagacggaggaggagacgaggagggaggcagacaggaaccaGTGGCAGAGCCAGGCCTACtgtcccttctcctccctctcctcactgTCTCTGTCCTGCATGGCTACTCTGCCTGAGCTGCTTCACCGTTGGTGCTCTGCCCGCTTGGCTAAAGAAAGACTTCGCAGTCTTAGGCGGAGGTTGTTGAGCTCTCAAACACGTACTGATGCAAATACCtctatccacacacacacaacaccaccacTGATTTCTGTCCCGGTGCCCACACCTGTACACGAGGCTCTTCCCCTCACAGAAAATACTACAGAGCCCGAGGTGTCGGTCGTCGAACTGAGTGAGGGAAAACCTGTGGGCGAggcacacactggtcacacacacctcactcacacacCTGATGCACACACTCCACAACTCGACATTCTCCTAGAGCCCAGTAGGACCTCCACCATCCCCCCTCACAGTTTCTCAGTCATTCATAGTTCTGCGATGCAGCCAATACCCACCagtgaggagaagctgctgcctccCTTCAAAGATGCCGACCCTGtccccaccccacccctccaAGCCATCTCTATCCCAGAGACGCAGCAGGTCAGCAGTGCCATTCCCACCCATACGCTCAGCTCTCCCCCACAGCTGCCACCTGAGACAACACCTCCTATTGTGGTTCCTCTTGTTAAAGAGCAGCCTGTTCACCCGCTACCTACTGCCTCGAGGCCTGAGGACCTTATTCCCCCTCCCACTGAACTGCCAACAGCTCCCTCACAGACTGACGCTCACTCGGAGGCGgtgaaaatcactgcagacagTGGGGACTCACAAATCAACGGGGAGCAGGTGGACCTGCCCAGTCAGACCGGGGAGTCCCAGCGGTCAGAGGACTCTGTggacgaggagctgctgagcaCTAATGGAAATGGAAACATGCACCGGACAGCTACTGACTTTTATGCTGAACTGCAGACTGGTGGAGATTACAATGGAGGGGGTTTGAACGGGAACGGCGTGTTGTTGAATGGCGGAGCGGTGCACGGCTCCAGCCAGAAGGAGAGCGTGTTCATGAGGCTCAACAACCGGATCAAAGCTCTGGAGATGAACATGAGCTTGTCTAGCCGATACCTGGAGGAGCTCAGCCAGAGGTAAAAACACTATATAGAGAAGTAATAGTAGCAACAAGCTCTTGGTGGTGACGTAACttttgcatttttcttttttaggtatcgtaaacagatggaggagatgcAAAAGGCTTTCAATAAAACCATCATTAAGCTACAGAACACCTCTCGCATTGCAGAGGAGCAGGTCGGTTTGCATTAACTCAATCGGACCAAATGAAGCAAACTGTAAATACTTGAATATTTGATTGCATTAACAAAGTGTTGTGTGCTTGTTCAGGACCAGAAGCAGACAGAGTCCATCCAGGTCCTACAGAACCAGCTGGAGAATGTGACTAAACTGATGTTAAACCTCACTCAAACAGTCAgtcagctgcagagagaggtaACAGAGCTGCTGTCGAGTGACAGAGTGACAAACAttattactcttttttttttttttttttaaatgtagataTAGCACAAGGTTACACAGTCGAGTTTTACAGTCGAGTTCAGGTCACGTACAGCATTTTAGCAAAGTAAGCTTTTATTTGATTTCAAGGTAACAAATACAGGTGAATTGAACAAACATGACTTTCAGTAAACCCAAATATTCAAAGTGGTCATTCCCAGAAGTagcctgatttatttatttaggtgCTGACTTTAAAGGAAATGTTCTGCTGAACTTTGCTAAAAGCAAACAGTAACAACCTGCATttccagtaaaacacacaaaacaggtaGGGTAGTATAAAATAACTTGATTGGTTAGATTTTTAGTtatatttcatttgtttgcaGGTGTCTGATCGCCAGAGCTACCTCGTGGTCTCTCTGGTTCTGTGTCTGAGCctgggcctcctgctgtgtcttCAGTGCTGCCGTAGCGCCTCTGCCGGCCCCAGCACCACCGCTGTGACTGCCCTCCCCAAGAGCAACCACTACCCCAGCCCCAAGAGGTGCGTCACAGTTAGCCTCACTTCACCAGGTCGCTTGTAAGGCAAAGGATGATTGATTTCCGGTAGTCAGTTCTCTGATACTTCTTTGGATGGGGAACATTTTGGATCACATCCATGTGTAGCTTGTTATCCGTTTGCCTAATGCTGCCTCTCCAGTCCTGCCACTGACCGTAGGAAACAGTTGTGACAGTGACAGTAATAATGTCAATATTTTTCCTTATCAGATGCTTTTCCTCCTATGATGATATGAGCTTAAAGCGCAGAGTTACCTGTCCACTGGTTCGCTCAAAGTCGTTTCACCTGTCCTCCACAGAAggtaacacacaacacacaacacacaagtgACTCCTAAAACCTTCCTCTACGGTTTGTTGTATTTCTCTGTCTGCTTTTCTCACAGCAAGCAAACCAAACATGTGAAGTGATTCAAGTCAAAGCTCATTGCAAAGATGATCATATTTGCTGCCGTAGTCTTTTTCGCGGCACCCGTGCCTGACTGTTGTAGGCACCGAAGCGCTACCCAGCCTCGCTTCACTCTTCCCCACCTCTCATTCAACCTATTTATCCCCGCTGCCTCCTTTCACACATCTTGCATGACTTTATGCATCAGGCACCTCGAGCCCGCAGGGAAAGTCCAGCGCAggcaataaatgaatgaagtcTTTGACTCATGAAACCTAAAACTCCCCCTGCTGTTCATTATTCCTCCggcgtgtgtgtaaatgtgtgcgtGAGAGTGAGGCAGGGAGGCCTGTCATTGCCAGCTTGCGTCCACATGCAGGCTTTAAGGAGTGCAAGAATATAGCACGATGCTTTGCTGGCTCATGGCAGACATTTGCAAGTAGTGACAAATAAAATAGTAAGTCTTTACTTGTGATTTCGCTGTATTGCTATTTTCACAATGGCTTTTGTATTATCTTCTGTTCAGATTGAGACTAAACACgtaaaatatattaattaaaacTACTTGCAAGGTCTCTTCATGCTTTTTACATGTATGTACTCCTGTTTGCCATTCCATCATTA from Betta splendens chromosome 4, fBetSpl5.4, whole genome shotgun sequence includes:
- the suco gene encoding SUN domain-containing ossification factor isoform X4, whose product is MKRLRVLLVCLIVALLFWCPSQHVYCSEQNPNQSAGDKSPEGHEQDSTQHKVVEECSTHTSYDVGLETERAALEKLNAHDNTNKQTVNLREAVLEETKPDPESDTVPVAPEPDASADPRAEGELQTGIQGHDQRAPLSSTPEAPPTSAEISGHIPTAHQGLEPDPSTPPHEPTTTPTSEGAEPAHPSAVWVASAGDELPVDSFVFAEHSDSQCGVIPPELATCENSPFGNPPLSVGEDSIEDQLPDQSHSADPKAEVQPTSGHVDQEQQQQQGFDVDHERNTSRHQRQQAGDVRETDPSVPSKEDIPTFDEWKKQVMEVEKEKSQSLHTTASGSPHPVKKVQKNFKNNYASVECGAKILSANSEAKSTSAILMENMDLYMLNPCSNKIWFVIELCEPIQVKQLDIANFELFSSTPKDFLVSISDRYPTSKWVKLGTFHARDERIVQSFPLDEQLYAKYMKVELLSHFGSEHFCPLSLIRVFGTSMVEEYEEIADSQYPSERLEYLDEDYDYPPGYQPSEDKASKNLLGSATNAILNMVNNIAANVLGSKQEMEGGAQTGANKTGDGKESTEVASTPAESLHESAELSAEPEQPATQEESSTPSPTSSDFHEDRRIVTLVEDEDEDEEPRQSTVILLEEGEEEEDKTEEETRREADRNQWQSQAYCPFSSLSSLSLSCMATLPELLHRWCSARLAKERLRSLRRRLLSSQTRTDANTSIHTHTTPPLISVPVPTPVHEALPLTENTTEPEVSVVELSEGKPVGEAHTGHTHLTHTPDAHTPQLDILLEPSRTSTIPPHSFSVIHSSAMQPIPTSEEKLLPPFKDADPVPTPPLQAISIPETQQVSSAIPTHTLSSPPQLPPETTPPIVVPLVKEQPVHPLPTASRPEDLIPPPTELPTAPSQTDAHSEAVKITADSGDSQINGEQVDLPSQTGESQRSEDSVDEELLSTNGNGNMHRTATDFYAELQTGGDYNGGGLNGNGVLLNGGAVHGSSQKESVFMRLNNRIKALEMNMSLSSRYLEELSQRYRKQMEEMQKAFNKTIIKLQNTSRIAEEQDQKQTESIQVLQNQLENVTKLMLNLTQTVSQLQREVSDRQSYLVVSLVLCLSLGLLLCLQCCRSASAGPSTTAVTALPKSNHYPSPKRCFSSYDDMSLKRRVTCPLVRSKSFHLSSTEVGPDDLYIVEPLRFSPEKKKKRYKTKSLDKYETFKASDPPALLTNGDAMCNSFHPCLPVAPVALPLPPPPPPPPPVPAPPPLSIEDVSSLPTKELPSETSSCSSSTHSEESFTSRLPPPTPILPPAGLCNGHVLNLPPPQPPTKSRQEKRSMKRRKSRQTELQFPHVPGGGVASLPSLQQLMKGNKEISVETIRVTAVTGHV
- the suco gene encoding SUN domain-containing ossification factor isoform X5; this encodes MKRLRVLLVCLIVALLFWCPSQHVYCSEQNPNQSAGDKSPEGHEQDSTQHKVVEECSTHTSYDVGLETERAALEKLNAHDNTNKQTVNLREAVLEETKPDPESDTVPVAPEPDASADPRAEGELQTGIQGHDQRAPLSSTPEAPPTSAEISGHIPTAHQGLEPDPSTPPHEPTTTPTSEGAEPAHPSVGEDSIEDQLPDQSHSADPKAEVQPTSGHVDQEQQQQQGFDVDHERNTSRHQRQQAGDVRETDPSVPSKEDIPTFDEWKKQVMEVEKEKSQSLHTTASGSPHPVKKVQKNFKNNYASVECGAKILSANSEAKSTSAILMENMDLYMLNPCSNKIWFVIELCEPIQVKQLDIANFELFSSTPKDFLVSISDSRYPTSKWVKLGTFHARDERIVQSFPLDEQLYAKYMKMFIKYIKVELLSHFGSEHFCPLSLIRVFGTSMVEEYEEIADSQYPSERLEYLDEDYDYPPGYQPSEDKASKNLLGSATNAILNMVNNIAANVLGSKQEMEGGAQTGANKTGDGKESTEVASTPAESLHESAELSAEPEQPATQEESSTPSPTSSDFHEDRRIVTLVEDEDEDEEPRQSTVILLEEGEEEEDKTEEETRREADRNQWQSQAYCPFSSLSSLSLSCMATLPELLHRWCSARLAKERLRSLRRRLLSSQTRTDANTSIHTHTTPPLISVPVPTPVHEALPLTENTTEPEVSVVELSEGKPVGEAHTGHTHLTHTPDAHTPQLDILLEPSRTSTIPPHSFSVIHSSAMQPIPTSEEKLLPPFKDADPVPTPPLQAISIPETQQVSSAIPTHTLSSPPQLPPETTPPIVVPLVKEQPVHPLPTASRPEDLIPPPTELPTAPSQTDAHSEAVKITADSGDSQINGEQVDLPSQTGESQRSEDSVDEELLSTNGNGNMHRTATDFYAELQTGGDYNGGGLNGNGVLLNGGAVHGSSQKESVFMRLNNRIKALEMNMSLSSRYLEELSQRYRKQMEEMQKAFNKTIIKLQNTSRIAEEQDQKQTESIQVLQNQLENVTKLMLNLTQTVSQLQREVSDRQSYLVVSLVLCLSLGLLLCLQCCRSASAGPSTTAVTALPKSNHYPSPKRCFSSYDDMSLKRRVTCPLVRSKSFHLSSTEVGPDDLYIVEPLRFSPEKKKKRYKTKSLDKYETFKASDPPALLTNGDAMCNSFHPCLPVAPVALPLPPPPPPPPPVPAPPPLSIEDVSSLPTKELPSETSSCSSSTHSEESFTSRLPPPTPILPPAGLCNGHVLNLPPPQPPTKSRQEKRSMKRRKSRQTELQFPHVPGGGVASLPSLQQLMKGNKEISVETIRVTAVTGHV